From a region of the Panicum virgatum strain AP13 chromosome 2K, P.virgatum_v5, whole genome shotgun sequence genome:
- the LOC120696214 gene encoding uncharacterized protein LOC120696214, with translation MAMVQPADPAVKANEILARFRPIAPKPALAAAAASPVAQAAAEGVVAANRVLCQLQSRPCRARKRGRPNVVPVSPKSPAQPAAKRKRAAAPYPPLRCAAATDAVATATRAHVSVVVPGSACLPLASLPPADTVAEDLVKVAAEERDVPVERDLLRKLLEPKVISPRAVRPVFSTIHVECIRRTDATCTDAVSKTAAEVEAELEADALPAVVSDSGNRVRLVNDAYKEMVGQPECPWLDAVAAASRRISGEVVLQVAEAALLPEPHEVLTCTARIEWEYGGRCTCIMVPCDVRRLLCESRDYLFTWRFRTADADVSVGCRSGDGEASDS, from the coding sequence ATGGCCATGGTGCAGCCTGCGGACCCGGCCGTCAAGGCCAACGAGATCCTGGCGCGGTTCCGCCCCATCGCGCCCAAGCCCGcactggcggcggccgcggcgtcgccggTGGCGCAGGCTGCGGCCGAGGGCGTGGTGGCCGCCAACCGCGTGCTGTGCCAACTGCAGAGCAggccgtgccgcgcgcggaagCGCGGCCGCCCGAACGTCGTGCCCGTGTCCCCGAAGTCGCCCGCGCAGCCGGCCGCCAAGCggaagagggcggcggcgccgtaccCGCCGCTCCGGTGCGCGGCGGCCACCGACGCGGtcgcgacggcgacgagggcgCATGTGTCGGTGGTCGTCCCGGGCAGTGCATGCCTCCCCCTGGCGTCGCTACCGCCGGCGGACACGGTCGCCGAGGACCTGGtgaaggtggcggcggaggagagggaCGTGCCCGTGGAGCGCGACCTGCTGCGGAAGCTGCTGGAGCCCAAGGTGATCTCGCCGCGGGCGGTGCGCCCTGTGTTCTCCACCATCCACGTCGAGTGCATCCGCCGCACCGACGCGACCTGCACCGACGCCGTCTcgaagacggcggcggaggtggaggcggagctTGAGGCCGACGCGCTCCCGGCGGTGGTCTCCGACTCGGGCAACCGCGTCCGGCTGGTGAACGACGCGTACAAGGAGATGGTGGGGCAGCCTGAGTGCCCGTGGCTcgacgccgtggccgccgcgtcGAGGAGGATCAGCGGggaggtggtgctgcaggtggccGAGGCAGCTTTGCTGCCGGAGCCCCACGAGGTGCTCACATGCACGGCCAGGATCGAGTGGGAGTACGGCGGGAGGTGTACCTGCATCATGGTACCGTGCGACGTCAGGCGTCTGCTGTGTGAGTCCAGGGACTACCTCTTCACCTGGAGGTTCCgcaccgccgacgccgacgtgtCCGTGGGCTgccgctccggcgacggcgaggcaaGCGATAGCTAG
- the LOC120693079 gene encoding probable amino-acid acetyltransferase NAGS2, chloroplastic isoform X2 gives MATWAPGGRLAGEISRPAARAAANGLPSGRLRRVAVTRRWRGHGVRCCAIGNSSSSGGGGAVDPGEEFVGFFREAWPYIRGHRGSTFVVVISSEVVSGPHFDRVLQDISLLHGLGIKFVLVPGTLVQIDKLLSERGKKAKYVGQYRITDSDSLEAAMEAAGRIRLTIEAKLSPGPPMLNLRRHGVIGRWHGLVDNIASGNFLGAKVVDEESINSRHKGVYEPSMGARTHVNGYTASFQNGLGFNNGNGIYSGEQGFAIGGEERLSRSNGYLSELAAAAYVCHGGVQRVHIIDGTVDGSLLLELFTRDGAGTMIARDVYEGTRMATAEDLLGIRKIIRPLEDSGVLVRRTDTELLEALNSFYVVERDGSIIACAALFPFPEDKSGEVAAIAVSEECRGRGQGDKLLDYVEKVALSLGLEKLFLLTTRTADWFVRRGFSECSIESIPEQRRKRINLSRGSKYYIKQLQPKHAGVTTNNFVIR, from the exons ATGGCCACTTGGGCACCCGGGGGGCGCCTCGCCGGCGAGATCTCGCGGCCCGCGGCCCGGGCCGCCGCGAATGGACTCCCCTCTGGGAGACTGCGACGGGTAGCCGTTACGCGCCGCTGGCGGGGGCACGGCGTCCGGTGCTGCGCGATTGGtaactccagctccagcggcggcggcggcgccgtagaCCCCGGGGAGGAGTTTGTAGGGTTCTTTCGGGAGGCGTGGCCGTACATCCGGGGGCACCGCGGGAGCACCTTCGTGGTCGTTATCTCCAGCGAGGTGGTGTCCGGGCCACATTTTGACCGTGTTCTTCAG GACATCTCACTTCTTCATGGTCTGGGGATCAAATTTGTTCTTGTCCCTGGAACACTTGTTCAAATTGATAAGCTTCTGTCAGAAAGAG GGAAGAAGGCGAAGTATGTTGGTCAGTACAGAATTACTGATTCTGATTCATTAGAAGCTGCAATGGAGGCAGCTGGCAGAATACGATTGACAATAGAAGCAAAACTTTCTCCTGGTCCTCCAATGTTAAATCTCCGTAGACATGGTGTTATTGGACGTTGGCATGGTCTTGTGGATAACATTGCAAGTGGCAACTTTCTCGGTGCTAAG GTTGTGGATGAGGAGAGTATCAATTCTCGACACAAGGGAGTCTATGAACCATCAATGGGTGCCAGAACTCATGTAAACGGATATACTGCTTCTTTTCAAAACGGTTTGGGTTTTAACAATGGAAATGGTATTTATTCTGGTGAGCAAGGATTTGCTATTGGTGGTGAAGAGCGGTTAAGTAGATCAAATGGCTATCTTTCTGAGTTGGCCGCAGCAGCATATGTGTGTCAT GGTGGTGTTCAAAGAGTTCATATCATAGATGGAACTGTAGATGGATCACTGCTATTAGAATTGTTTACAAGAGATGGTGCAGGAACAATGATAGCTAG GGATGTTTATGAAGGAACAAGGATGGCTACAGCCGAAGATCTTCTTGGCATAAGAAAAATTATTCGGCCACTGGAGGATTCTGGTGTTCTGGTGCGGAGAACGGATACAGAG CTTCTTGAAGCATTGAACTCGTTTTATGTTGTTGAAAGAGACGGTTCAATCATCGCTTGTGCTGCTCTGTTTCCGTTTCCTGAGGACAAATCTGGTGAAGTTGCTGCAATTGCTGTATCTGAAGAATGCCGAGGAAGAGGTCAGGGGGACAAGTTACTTG ATTATGTCGAGAAGGTGGCGTTATCTCTTGGTCTTGAGAAATTATTCTTGCTTACTACGCGGACTGCAGACTG GTTTGTGCGGCGTGGTTTCTCTGAGTGCTCTATTGAGTCTATTCCTGAGCAGAGGAGAAAACGTATCAATTTGTCCCGTGGATCCAAGTATTACATAAAGCAGCTCCAGCCAAAGCATGCTGGTGTTACAACGAACAACTTTGTCATCAGATGA
- the LOC120693079 gene encoding probable amino-acid acetyltransferase NAGS2, chloroplastic isoform X1, translating to MATWAPGGRLAGEISRPAARAAANGLPSGRLRRVAVTRRWRGHGVRCCAIGNSSSSGGGGAVDPGEEFVGFFREAWPYIRGHRGSTFVVVISSEVVSGPHFDRVLQDISLLHGLGIKFVLVPGTLVQIDKLLSERGKKAKYVGQYRITDSDSLEAAMEAAGRIRLTIEAKLSPGPPMLNLRRHGVIGRWHGLVDNIASGNFLGAKRRGVVNGIDYGFTGEVKKIDVSRIRERLDSDSIVVVSNMGYSSSGEVLNCNTYEVATACALAMAADKLVCIVDGQIFDEHGRVIHFMSIEEADLLIRKRAKQSDIAANYVKVVDEESINSRHKGVYEPSMGARTHVNGYTASFQNGLGFNNGNGIYSGEQGFAIGGEERLSRSNGYLSELAAAAYVCHGGVQRVHIIDGTVDGSLLLELFTRDGAGTMIARDVYEGTRMATAEDLLGIRKIIRPLEDSGVLVRRTDTELLEALNSFYVVERDGSIIACAALFPFPEDKSGEVAAIAVSEECRGRGQGDKLLDYVEKVALSLGLEKLFLLTTRTADWFVRRGFSECSIESIPEQRRKRINLSRGSKYYIKQLQPKHAGVTTNNFVIR from the exons ATGGCCACTTGGGCACCCGGGGGGCGCCTCGCCGGCGAGATCTCGCGGCCCGCGGCCCGGGCCGCCGCGAATGGACTCCCCTCTGGGAGACTGCGACGGGTAGCCGTTACGCGCCGCTGGCGGGGGCACGGCGTCCGGTGCTGCGCGATTGGtaactccagctccagcggcggcggcggcgccgtagaCCCCGGGGAGGAGTTTGTAGGGTTCTTTCGGGAGGCGTGGCCGTACATCCGGGGGCACCGCGGGAGCACCTTCGTGGTCGTTATCTCCAGCGAGGTGGTGTCCGGGCCACATTTTGACCGTGTTCTTCAG GACATCTCACTTCTTCATGGTCTGGGGATCAAATTTGTTCTTGTCCCTGGAACACTTGTTCAAATTGATAAGCTTCTGTCAGAAAGAG GGAAGAAGGCGAAGTATGTTGGTCAGTACAGAATTACTGATTCTGATTCATTAGAAGCTGCAATGGAGGCAGCTGGCAGAATACGATTGACAATAGAAGCAAAACTTTCTCCTGGTCCTCCAATGTTAAATCTCCGTAGACATGGTGTTATTGGACGTTGGCATGGTCTTGTGGATAACATTGCAAGTGGCAACTTTCTCGGTGCTAAG AGAAGAGGGGTGGTTAATGGTATTGATTATGGATTCACTGGTGAAGTTAAGAAAATAGATGTTTCACGGATAAGAGAGAGGCTTGACAGTGATAGCATAGTTGTTGTCAGTAACATGGGATACTCGAGTTCAGGAGAAGTGTTAAATTGCAA CACCTATGAGGTTGCTACTGCATGTGCTCTAGCAATGGCGGCAGATAAACTTGTGTGCATTGTAGATGGTCAAATATTTGACGAGCATGGACGAGTCATTCATTTCATGTCTATTGAGGAAGCTGATTTGTTGATTAGAAAACGTGCTAAGCAAAGTGATATTGCTGCAAATTATGTTAAGGTTGTGGATGAGGAGAGTATCAATTCTCGACACAAGGGAGTCTATGAACCATCAATGGGTGCCAGAACTCATGTAAACGGATATACTGCTTCTTTTCAAAACGGTTTGGGTTTTAACAATGGAAATGGTATTTATTCTGGTGAGCAAGGATTTGCTATTGGTGGTGAAGAGCGGTTAAGTAGATCAAATGGCTATCTTTCTGAGTTGGCCGCAGCAGCATATGTGTGTCAT GGTGGTGTTCAAAGAGTTCATATCATAGATGGAACTGTAGATGGATCACTGCTATTAGAATTGTTTACAAGAGATGGTGCAGGAACAATGATAGCTAG GGATGTTTATGAAGGAACAAGGATGGCTACAGCCGAAGATCTTCTTGGCATAAGAAAAATTATTCGGCCACTGGAGGATTCTGGTGTTCTGGTGCGGAGAACGGATACAGAG CTTCTTGAAGCATTGAACTCGTTTTATGTTGTTGAAAGAGACGGTTCAATCATCGCTTGTGCTGCTCTGTTTCCGTTTCCTGAGGACAAATCTGGTGAAGTTGCTGCAATTGCTGTATCTGAAGAATGCCGAGGAAGAGGTCAGGGGGACAAGTTACTTG ATTATGTCGAGAAGGTGGCGTTATCTCTTGGTCTTGAGAAATTATTCTTGCTTACTACGCGGACTGCAGACTG GTTTGTGCGGCGTGGTTTCTCTGAGTGCTCTATTGAGTCTATTCCTGAGCAGAGGAGAAAACGTATCAATTTGTCCCGTGGATCCAAGTATTACATAAAGCAGCTCCAGCCAAAGCATGCTGGTGTTACAACGAACAACTTTGTCATCAGATGA